The genomic segment TTTGATACGCCGGACGCCTTCTATTTTTCCCATGAGCAATCCTTTGGATGGCTGCGTGGTGCCCTTTACCGTCATATCATACGCCACTGGATGAATGCGCGCGTTCGTGGTTTCCGCAGCGACCGCCTCAAGACTGACCGACGCGCGACACACGCGCATGAGGAGCCTGCCAATGCCACATGACCACGGGCACGCGCATATCGATCCGGATTCTGGCGATCGGCGGGTTGCCATCGCGATCTGGGCGAACGGGCTTCTTACCGTTGCGCAAATCGTCGGGGGCATATTGTCGGGCAGCCTGGCACTGATCGCCGATGCGCTGCACAACTTTTCCGATATGGCCTCGCTTGTCATTGCCTTCGCCGCACGCAAGATCGCGCGCCGCCCAGCCGATGAGCGCATGACCTTCGGCTATGGTCGGGTCGAAATCGTCGCAGCCCTGGTTAACTACACCACCCTGATTTTGATCGGCTTCTACCTGATCTACGAAGGTGGCATGCGCATGATTGATCCACCCGAAGTCATGGGTTGGACCGTCGTCATTCTCGGTGGAATTGCGCTTGTGGTCGACACGCTGACCGCAATGCTGACCTATTCGATGCAGAAGGGCAGCGTGAACATCCGCGCGCTTTTCCTGCATAACCTGTCGGACGCGCTTGCTTCGGTCGCGGTTATCGTCGCTGGGTCGCTGATCATCCTTTACGACATGCGTTGGGTCGATCCTGCCATCACCATCGGCATCGCGATCTACATCCTGTATCTGTCTTTCACTGAAATAGGCGGCCCAATCCGAACCCTGATGCTCGGGAGCCCGCCGGACATCGACAACGAGGCCGTCGTCGAAGCGATGCGGAAAGTCGAAGGCGTCGCCGACGTCCACCACGTCCATCTCTGGCAAATGCAAGAGCACGAGGCTGCGCTCGACTGCCATGTCGTCGTGGCAGCCGAGGGGTGGTCGAAGATTGAAGAGATCAAGAGCGCGATCAAGAAGCGGCTGAAGGGAGAATTCGGCATCAGCCATTCCAGCCTCGAATTCGAGCACGAGGATCGCGCTCATCAGAACGCCGATCTCTATGGTCACGGTAATTCGAGAGATGGGGAGGAAACTCATACTCACGAAAAAAGCTGACCGAGCATGAGGACATCATTACCTCATTTGCGACGGCAAGTTGTCGTCGACCAACGTCAAGTGGACTGATGAACCTTTGCATGAGCAACTGGCTGCGAAGGGCAGTAACGAAGGTCTGAGGCGGATACACTACAGGGGTATCACGTCCAAGTTACAGAATGTCACTTGACCTCCCCTTGCTGGAAGGTTGTAGCAGTAAATGTATGACCTGCGTTTTTCGCCTTGTTTTGATTCTCATGCTGACCTTCGGTGCAGTGACTGCGCCGGATATGTCGTCGGCCAGTATGTCAATCACGGCTATGGCGCAGATGGAACCCACCGAAAGCGCGGATGGCCGTTGCGGCGGGTGCGATCCCACCGGATTTGCTGAGGGCACTGCCTGTGAAGGTGGGTGTCCTGTTCCTTGCGGCTCCAGCGGTACTTCTGGCCTCCTTGCCAAGATGCCGTCAGCGCGGCTCACGAGGCCTTTTGGTACTGCCGTCCGGGGTGCCGAACCTCTGATCTCACTCGGCACGAATCCGTCGCTTGATCCATTCCCTCCCAAACTGCCTGTCTGAACCTGAAACCGGCCTCGCCTGCTGCGAGGCCTGATTGTTGCCTTGGCCGAAGCTGGCTGAGTGCGACCCTTTCAGATCAAGGCAGTTGCGATGATTCTCCACA from the Sulfitobacter alexandrii genome contains:
- a CDS encoding cation diffusion facilitator family transporter, translated to MPHDHGHAHIDPDSGDRRVAIAIWANGLLTVAQIVGGILSGSLALIADALHNFSDMASLVIAFAARKIARRPADERMTFGYGRVEIVAALVNYTTLILIGFYLIYEGGMRMIDPPEVMGWTVVILGGIALVVDTLTAMLTYSMQKGSVNIRALFLHNLSDALASVAVIVAGSLIILYDMRWVDPAITIGIAIYILYLSFTEIGGPIRTLMLGSPPDIDNEAVVEAMRKVEGVADVHHVHLWQMQEHEAALDCHVVVAAEGWSKIEEIKSAIKKRLKGEFGISHSSLEFEHEDRAHQNADLYGHGNSRDGEETHTHEKS